The window CACGGTGCGGTACCAGCGCACAAACGATTAATAGGCAGCCGATTATGTAACCCCAGGGAATAAACACGTGGCCAAATAGAATCAGAGTGACTCCAAGAAGAACCATGATCACATTGCGGAAGGTGCGGGTAGGAACAAAGCTAATTAACAAAGCGAGTAGTGAGATAACCACATTCCACGGAGCCATTGCTGAACCAAAGAAAAAAGAGAAAGCTGCGAAACCAAGCACGAGGAGCTTGATCAAACGCACGAGCCCGGTAGGTATCGTTTTCGAGACGATTAATGAATTGGGTTCGTCAATGTCAGGCAGCAATGAACTAACGGCAGCCACTGCGATTACCGGTAAGGTAATGTGGGCATCAGCTAATCCTAAAACAGATAGGGTTACTCCTGTACTAATTGCCAAATGTGCCTTTCCCATCATATAAATCAGCATCCTTTCTTAACACGGGAGAATATCAACAATGGCTTCAAGTTTTCTGGAATATTTGCATTTCGGAAGATTACGAATGATTCGCCCGCCATAACGTTTGCTATAAATCCGGCTATCTAAAATAATGACAGCTCCTTGGCATTGCATAGAGCGGTTGAGCCGGCCAAATCCCTGTTTCAATTTGACGATCATTTTGGGAAACATAAAATCAAAGAAGCTGCTTCGATTGGCTTTTTGAAGGATCGCCATTTGAGCTTGCGTTAGTGGTTCATCCGGCTGCGGGTAAGGTAGTTTTACAATCACAACGGTAGTAAGCGCATCACCGGCCACATCCACCCCGGTCCAAAAGCTTGTGCAGCCAAGAACGATGGTTCTCGGATTTGCCTTCAGCTGCTCAATGATCTTTTCTCGATCACAACCGGGGAATTGAACAAGTAAATGTATTGACCGCTCGCGGCAGTATATTTCAAGCCTCCTGGCCACCTGGTTCATCATTTCAAAACTTGTAAATAAGACAAGCGTGCGTCCCCCTGTGTACATCAGAACTTCCTTTAGTTTGTTGGGGACGTAGGAGGTGAACTCCGGACTGTTTGGCTCAGGTGCATCGTCGGGGCAAATGATCATCGTTTTTTCCTCATAGTTGAAGGGGCTATCAACTACGATTGATCCGTACTCCTTAACGCCCATTCTGCCGGAAAAGTAGTCGAAGGTTCTTCCCTCCTTTGAGGTCGTGGACATCGTGGCACTTGCCAAGATCACCGGCACTGCACTGAACAAATGCTTGCTTAAAATGACTTTAGGATAGAGGGGAGCGGCATGGAGAACAACGTCTCCTTTCCCCTTTTGGGTAGCCCAGTACGCCCAAGA of the Paenibacillus sonchi genome contains:
- a CDS encoding metal-dependent hydrolase, giving the protein MMGKAHLAISTGVTLSVLGLADAHITLPVIAVAAVSSLLPDIDEPNSLIVSKTIPTGLVRLIKLLVLGFAAFSFFFGSAMAPWNVVISLLALLISFVPTRTFRNVIMVLLGVTLILFGHVFIPWGYIIGCLLIVCALVPHRGLTHTFYGVLGWTALLYFSTHSYDQILWIAGGLSYLLHLLADAITNHGIRPLPPFKFRLKLRLMSTGQFSGTIVENVCIGLTLVLLWFVFFRNIDINSIRIG